In Oryza sativa Japonica Group chromosome 3, ASM3414082v1, one DNA window encodes the following:
- the LOC107276132 gene encoding putative cyclin-F3-2 isoform X2: MARPRTRSVARMEATAAAAAAAEEEEAGNPDGAEGAAVVAVAPEAAAEGPNEPNAGEASREPDAGQASREPDVAGPSRQPGAAGPSREPGAAGGPRQPGAAGGPWQLVPNAAGPAVAPYVEDIDRYLRSLEAEESRRPIVNYDQEIQGGHINMRGKLVNWMEELVYGFNLWDNILYLAVSYVDRFLSRNVVNRERLQLLGTSALFVASKYEDRCHPSARFFSSITADTYTTQQVVAMEANILSFLNFQMGSPTVITFLRRFLFSCRGSNRPINIRLELMCIYLAELSLLDDYNIRFLPSIVAAACLFVGKFTLNPNTRPWNLSVQRITGYKVSDIEDCIRSIHDLQAGRKWSNLRAIRSKYEDDAYSSSACRPFLHQIQSSRLSSGISSM, translated from the exons atggcgaggccgaggacgagGTCGGTGGCCAGGATggaggccacggcggcggctgcggcggcggcggaggaggaggaggcggggaatcccgacggcgcggagggcgcggccgtcgtcgccgttgctCCCGAAGCCGCCGCCGAAGGTCCGAACGAGCCGAACGCAGGTGAAGCTTCGAGGGAGCCGGACGCGGGTCAAGCTTCGAGGGAGCCGGACGTCGCTGGACCTTCGAGGCAGCCGGGCGCCGCTGGACCATCGAGGGAGCCGGGCGCCGCTGGAGGTCCGAGGCAGCCGGGTGCGGCCGGAGGTCCGTGGCAGCTGGTCCCCAACGCGGCAGGGCCGGCGGTTGCGCCGTACGTTGAGGACATCGACCGATACCTCCGGTCTCTCGAG GCTGAGGAATCAAGGAGGCCGATAGTTAACTATGATCAGGAGATACAAGGAGGCCACATCAATATGAGGGGAAAGCTTGTGAACTGGATGGAGGAACTGGTTTATGGGTTCAATCTTTGGGATAACATACTTTACCTTGCGGTTTCATATGTTGACCGCTTCCTTTCAAGAAATGTCGTTAACAGGGAAAGGCTGCAACTTCTTGGTACCTCTGCATTGTTCGTTGCTTC TAAGTATGAAGACCGTTGCCATCCTAGTGCAAGATTCTTCAGTTCGATTACTGCTGACACTTACACCACACAGCAG GTGGTGGCGATGGAAGCGAACATACTGAGTTTTCTGAACTTTCAGATGGGGAGTCCCACTGTAATAACTTTCCTACG GAGATTCTTATTTTCTTGTCGTGGAAGCAAT AGACCAATAAACATAAGACTGGAATTGATGTGTATCTATCTTGCGGAATTGAGCTTGTTAGACGATTACAACATAAGGTTTCTTCCATCGATTGTTGCTGCTGCCTGCCTGTTTGTTGGCAAGTTCACACTCAACCCGAACACTCGTCCTTGG AACCTGTCGGTTCAACGCATCACAGGCTACAAGGTCTCTGATATCGAAGATTGTATTCGTTCCATACATGATTTGCAAGCGGGCAGAAAGTGGTCGAACCTTAGAGCCATCAGAAGCAAGTACGAGGACGACGCG TACAGTTCGAGCGCGTGTCGACCATTCCTTCACCAAATACAATCAAGCCGTCTTTCCTCAGGGATCTCAAGTATGTGA
- the LOC107276132 gene encoding putative cyclin-F3-2 isoform X1 has translation MARPRTRSVARMEATAAAAAAAEEEEAGNPDGAEGAAVVAVAPEAAAEGPNEPNAGEASREPDAGQASREPDVAGPSRQPGAAGPSREPGAAGGPRQPGAAGGPWQLVPNAAGPAVAPYVEDIDRYLRSLEAEESRRPIVNYDQEIQGGHINMRGKLVNWMEELVYGFNLWDNILYLAVSYVDRFLSRNVVNRERLQLLGTSALFVASKYEDRCHPSARFFSSITADTYTTQQVVAMEANILSFLNFQMGSPTVITFLRRFLFSCRGSNRPINIRLELMCIYLAELSLLDDYNIRFLPSIVAAACLFVGKFTLNPNTRPWNLSVQRITGYKVSDIEDCIRSIHDLQAGRKWSNLRAIRSKYEDDAFERVSTIPSPNTIKPSFLRDLKYVNG, from the exons atggcgaggccgaggacgagGTCGGTGGCCAGGATggaggccacggcggcggctgcggcggcggcggaggaggaggaggcggggaatcccgacggcgcggagggcgcggccgtcgtcgccgttgctCCCGAAGCCGCCGCCGAAGGTCCGAACGAGCCGAACGCAGGTGAAGCTTCGAGGGAGCCGGACGCGGGTCAAGCTTCGAGGGAGCCGGACGTCGCTGGACCTTCGAGGCAGCCGGGCGCCGCTGGACCATCGAGGGAGCCGGGCGCCGCTGGAGGTCCGAGGCAGCCGGGTGCGGCCGGAGGTCCGTGGCAGCTGGTCCCCAACGCGGCAGGGCCGGCGGTTGCGCCGTACGTTGAGGACATCGACCGATACCTCCGGTCTCTCGAG GCTGAGGAATCAAGGAGGCCGATAGTTAACTATGATCAGGAGATACAAGGAGGCCACATCAATATGAGGGGAAAGCTTGTGAACTGGATGGAGGAACTGGTTTATGGGTTCAATCTTTGGGATAACATACTTTACCTTGCGGTTTCATATGTTGACCGCTTCCTTTCAAGAAATGTCGTTAACAGGGAAAGGCTGCAACTTCTTGGTACCTCTGCATTGTTCGTTGCTTC TAAGTATGAAGACCGTTGCCATCCTAGTGCAAGATTCTTCAGTTCGATTACTGCTGACACTTACACCACACAGCAG GTGGTGGCGATGGAAGCGAACATACTGAGTTTTCTGAACTTTCAGATGGGGAGTCCCACTGTAATAACTTTCCTACG GAGATTCTTATTTTCTTGTCGTGGAAGCAAT AGACCAATAAACATAAGACTGGAATTGATGTGTATCTATCTTGCGGAATTGAGCTTGTTAGACGATTACAACATAAGGTTTCTTCCATCGATTGTTGCTGCTGCCTGCCTGTTTGTTGGCAAGTTCACACTCAACCCGAACACTCGTCCTTGG AACCTGTCGGTTCAACGCATCACAGGCTACAAGGTCTCTGATATCGAAGATTGTATTCGTTCCATACATGATTTGCAAGCGGGCAGAAAGTGGTCGAACCTTAGAGCCATCAGAAGCAAGTACGAGGACGACGCG TTCGAGCGCGTGTCGACCATTCCTTCACCAAATACAATCAAGCCGTCTTTCCTCAGGGATCTCAAGTATGTGAACGGCTGA
- the LOC4332014 gene encoding uncharacterized protein codes for MAASEQRVVAVIMVGGPTKGTRFRPLSLNVPKPLFPLAGQPMVHHPISACRRIPNLAQIYLVGFYEEREFALYVSSISNELRVPVRYLREDKPHGSAGGLYSFRDYIMEDSPSHIVLLNCDVCSSFPLPDMLEAHKKYGGMGTLLVNKVSAESANQFGELVADPETNELLHYTEKPETFVSDLINCGVYIFTPNIFNAIEDVLKQKKDRANLRRVSSFEALHSATKALPADYVRLDQDILSPLAGKKELYTYQTLDFWEQIKTPGMSLRCSGLYLSQFRHTSPHLLASGDGKRSATIIGDVYIHPSAKVHPTAKIGPNVSISANARIGAGARLIHCIILDDVEIMENAVVIHSIVGWKSTVGKWSRVQGEGDHNAKLGITILGEAVDVEDEVVVVNSIVLPNKTLNVSVQEEIIL; via the exons ATGGCTGCCTCCGAGcagcgcgtcgtcgccgtcatcaTGGTCGGCGGGCCGACCAAAG ggACGAGGTTCCGGCCGCTGTCGCTGAACGTGCCGAAGCCGCTGTTCCCGCTCGCCGGCCAGCCCATGGTGCACCACCCAAtctccgcctgccgccgc ATCCCCAACCTGGCGCAGATATACCTCGTCGGGTTCTACGAGGAGCGGGAGTTCGCGCTCTACGTCTCCTCGATCTCCAACGAGCTCAGGGTCCCCGTCAG GTACCTGAGGGAGGATAAGCCCCATGGATCAGCTGGAGGGCTCTACAGCTTCAGGGATTACATCATGGAGGACAGTCCG TCGCACATTGTTTTGTTGAACTGTGATGTATGCTCGAGCTTCCCCCTGCCAGACATGCTCG AGGCCCACAAAAAGTATGGTGGAATGGGTACTTTATTAGTCAATAAG GTCTCCGCAGAGTCTGCAAACCAATTTGGTGAGCTCGTAGCTGACCCTGAAACAAATGAACTGTTACACTACACAGAAAAGCCAGAGACTTTT GTGAGTGATCTCATAAATTGTGGGGTCTATATATTTACACCCAATATCTTTAATGCCATCGAGGATGTCTTAAAACAGAAGAAAGACAGAG CTAACCTGCGCCGTGTCTCTAGTTTTGAAGCTCTTCACTCGGCAACAAA AGCACTTCCAGCAGACTATGTTAGGTTAGATCAAGATATTTTATCCCCTCTAGCAGGAAAGAAGGAACTTTACACATACCAGACTCTCGACTTTTGGGAACAGATCAAGACCCCAGG GATGTCTTTGAGATGCTCTGGCCTATATCTTTCTCAGTTCCGCCATACCTCTCCTCATCTTTTAGCCTCAGGAGATGGCAAAAGGAGTGCCACTATTATAGGTGATGTGTACATTCATCCGTCTGCAAAGGTTCATCCAACAGCAAAG ATCGGTCCTAATGTCTCGATATCAGCAAATGCACGTATTGGAGCTGGAGCCAGGCTTATTCATTGCATTATTCTGGATGATGTTGAAATTATG GAGAATGCAGTTGTTATACACTCAATTGTGGGGTGGAAGTCAACCGTAGGAAAATGGTCACGTGTACAG GGTGAAGGTGACCATAACGCCAAACTCGGTATCACAATTCTTG GTGAAGCCGTTGATGTTGAAGATGAAGTGGTTGTAGTTAACAGCATTGTGCTCCCCAATAAAACTCTCAATGTCAGTGTGCAAGAGGAGATCATATTATGA
- the LOC4332015 gene encoding MFP1 attachment factor 1, producing MATDELHSAGAPAGVAAAEEGEGEAAQGFSFSIWPPTQRTRDAVVRRLVDTLGGDTILCKRYGAVPAADAEPAARGIEAEAFDAAAASGEAAATASVEEGIKALQLYSKEVSRRLLDFVKSRSAAAAAAAAAAPPEGEAPAAPSESEVVDPQPAE from the coding sequence ATGGCCACCGACGAGCTCCACTCCGCCGGCGCGCCagcgggcgtggcggcggcggaggagggggagggggaggcggcgcagGGGTTCTCGTTCAGCATCTGGCCGCCGACGCAGCGGACGCGGGACGCAGTGGTGCGGCGGCTGGTGGACACCCTGGGCGGGGACACCATCCTCTGCAAGCGCTACGGCGCGGtgccggccgccgacgccgagccggCCGCGCGGGGCATCGAGGCCGAGgccttcgacgccgcggcggccagcggcgaggccgcggcgacggcgtccgtGGAGGAGGGCATCAAGGCGCTGCAGCTCTACTCCAAGGAggtcagccgccgcctcctcgactTCGTCAAgtcccgctccgccgccgccgccgccgccgccgccgcggcgccgcccgagGGAGAAGCCCCCGCTGCTCCTTCCGAGAGCGAGGTGGTGGATCCGCAGCCCGCGGAATGA